A single window of Macellibacteroides fermentans DNA harbors:
- a CDS encoding TolB family protein yields MSYSSYRKYYTFAFAMVVITNLLVTGCINAPVTPDDTIKTCPVLSPDYTGVSFPSNIAPPNFLIKEEGEAFSVEFGTDGQTLFSYTIDVPEVIIKERDWRKLQKAATGKDFFIRITVLRNEKWLRFADVKNTMSDKAIDGFLVYRLLYPGYELWNEMGIYQRDLTSYDETPLIENKELEKGCVNCHTFSRNSPENMMIHVRGKLGGTIIKHGDKITKVNVKGEGMPNGGAYAAYHPSGKYIAFSANEIQQFFHSTGKKPIEVSDLEADLLVYDVERNQIITDSVISGRRYMETFPNWSPDGSHLYYCRAEAYEDGMPLDSIRYNLYSVTFDQRTHAFGAPECVYNASSNGKSVSFPRVSPDGKYLMFTQSDYGNFSIWHPESELCLITLSTGEMRIMDEVNSDDVESYHTWSSTGEWFVFSSKRQDGLWARPFIAYFDSKTGKAQKPFVLPQRDPEFYDNFTKTFNLPELIVSPITDSNSFVREARNNPKQLNP; encoded by the coding sequence ACAGGTTGTATAAATGCACCTGTAACTCCCGATGACACAATAAAGACTTGCCCTGTGCTATCTCCAGATTATACAGGAGTATCCTTCCCGTCTAATATTGCTCCCCCAAATTTTCTAATAAAAGAAGAGGGTGAAGCTTTCTCCGTAGAATTCGGAACGGATGGACAAACACTTTTTTCATATACAATCGATGTGCCCGAAGTGATAATAAAAGAGCGGGATTGGCGTAAACTGCAGAAAGCAGCGACAGGAAAGGACTTTTTTATACGCATAACAGTTTTGCGAAACGAGAAGTGGCTCCGGTTTGCCGATGTGAAAAATACCATGTCTGATAAAGCTATTGATGGTTTTCTTGTATATCGCTTACTCTATCCTGGGTATGAATTGTGGAACGAAATGGGTATCTATCAACGGGATCTGACCTCGTATGATGAAACTCCACTGATAGAAAATAAAGAGTTGGAAAAGGGATGTGTAAACTGCCATACCTTCAGCCGTAACTCTCCCGAAAATATGATGATTCACGTACGTGGCAAGTTGGGCGGAACGATCATTAAGCACGGAGACAAGATAACAAAGGTGAATGTTAAGGGTGAAGGAATGCCTAATGGAGGTGCTTATGCTGCCTATCATCCATCGGGAAAGTATATTGCCTTTTCGGCCAACGAGATTCAGCAATTCTTTCATTCTACAGGAAAAAAACCGATTGAAGTAAGTGATTTGGAAGCAGATCTTCTGGTATATGATGTGGAACGGAATCAAATAATTACCGATTCTGTGATTTCAGGAAGAAGATATATGGAAACTTTCCCGAACTGGAGTCCGGATGGTTCTCATCTCTATTATTGCCGGGCAGAGGCTTATGAAGATGGCATGCCCCTGGATAGTATTCGTTACAATCTGTACAGTGTTACCTTTGATCAGCGTACGCATGCTTTTGGTGCTCCTGAATGTGTATATAATGCTTCTTCGAATGGGAAAAGTGTTTCATTTCCTCGAGTATCTCCAGACGGAAAATACCTGATGTTCACTCAGTCTGATTACGGTAATTTTTCCATTTGGCATCCGGAGAGCGAACTTTGTCTGATAACCCTTTCTACGGGTGAAATGCGAATAATGGACGAGGTGAACAGCGACGATGTTGAAAGCTACCATACCTGGTCGTCTACGGGTGAGTGGTTTGTATTTAGCAGCAAGCGTCAGGATGGCCTTTGGGCCCGGCCTTTCATCGCTTACTTCGATTCAAAGACCGGAAAAGCACAAAAACCTTTCGTCCTACCGCAACGCGATCCAGAATTCTATGATAACTTTACGAAAACATTCAATTTGCCCGAGCTGATTGTCAGTCCTATAACAGACAGTAATTCTTTTGTACGCGAAGCCCGGAATAATCCTAAGCAATTGAATCCCTGA
- a CDS encoding AraC family transcriptional regulator, whose product MKKRKDGFSGERALILPLAIIHEMEKDPISSTLHITDIGYYPKAENHFRERSEPISQYILIYCVEGAGWFSVNNEMHQVKCNQYFILPAGVPHKYGSDESNPWTIYWIHFKGKLAAQFSAGLSYPIDIKPSVNSRISGRIDLFEEIFHTYEMGYSHENLLYASSVYFHFLGSLRYLQQYRNAIKDESTENDLVTAAIHFMKENIEKKLSLTEIADHIGYSPSHFSILFNRRTGYSPIYYFNQLKVQQACRLLDFTDMKINQICHKVGIDDSYYFTRLFTKMMGMSPKKYKKQQKG is encoded by the coding sequence ATGAAGAAACGAAAAGATGGATTTAGTGGAGAAAGAGCTTTGATATTACCTCTTGCCATTATTCATGAGATGGAAAAAGACCCGATTTCATCAACTCTTCACATAACAGATATTGGCTACTACCCAAAGGCCGAAAATCATTTCAGGGAAAGAAGTGAGCCTATTTCTCAATATATACTTATCTATTGTGTGGAAGGAGCCGGATGGTTCTCGGTTAACAATGAAATGCATCAGGTCAAGTGTAATCAATATTTTATATTACCTGCAGGTGTTCCGCACAAATATGGCTCAGACGAAAGCAACCCATGGACCATATACTGGATTCATTTTAAAGGAAAGCTTGCTGCTCAATTTTCCGCCGGTTTAAGTTATCCAATAGATATAAAGCCCTCTGTTAATTCCAGAATCAGTGGACGGATAGATTTGTTTGAAGAGATATTTCACACCTATGAAATGGGCTATAGTCACGAGAATTTGCTTTATGCCAGTTCAGTGTATTTTCATTTTCTGGGATCTTTAAGGTATTTGCAACAATACAGAAACGCCATAAAGGACGAATCTACAGAAAACGACCTGGTAACTGCAGCCATTCATTTTATGAAAGAAAATATCGAGAAAAAACTTTCATTAACCGAAATAGCCGATCATATCGGTTACTCTCCGTCACATTTCTCTATTTTGTTTAATAGACGTACCGGATATTCTCCAATTTACTATTTCAATCAGCTTAAAGTACAACAGGCCTGCCGTCTATTGGATTTTACAGACATGAAAATAAATCAGATCTGCCACAAGGTAGGTATCGACGACAGCTATTACTTTACCCGCCTCTTCACCAAAATGATGGGCATGTCACCCAAGAAGTATAAAAAGCAACAAAAGGGTTAA
- a CDS encoding sugar porter family MFS transporter: MKQTNTVYLLLISLVSAMGGLLFGYDWVVIGGAKIFYEPFFDLEGSAALRGWAMSSALIGCLVGALLAGAWSDRYGRKKMLILASALFVASAIGTGAVNSFTWFVIYRILGGFGIGIASNISPIYIAEVSPASVRGKFVSLNQLTIVIGILAAQLVNWQIGEYFTQGSETLTPESIEQAWRWMFWAGLIPAGLFFVLSFTIPESPRWLAVNGMEQAALKVFTHIGGAAYAQNALADMQIVSGAESQVNWRTLMQPGVRKVLIIGVVLAVLQQWCGINVIFNYAHEIFSAAGYAVSDVLMNIVVTGVTNLIFTFVAIYTVDKWGRRALMFVGSIGLALIYALLGTCSFLGVSGWPMLLLVVMAIACYAMSLAPVVWVVLSEIFPVKIRGAAMALSTFFLWVACFILTYTFPLFNEMLGAAGTFWIYGGICLAGFLFIKLHLPETKGKSLEQIENELTK, encoded by the coding sequence ATGAAACAAACAAACACGGTTTATCTTTTACTTATCAGCTTGGTCTCTGCTATGGGAGGGCTGCTCTTCGGTTATGACTGGGTGGTGATTGGCGGAGCTAAAATTTTCTATGAACCTTTTTTCGATCTGGAAGGATCGGCTGCTCTTCGCGGATGGGCTATGAGCAGCGCGTTAATAGGCTGTTTGGTGGGAGCTTTGCTTGCCGGAGCCTGGAGCGACCGTTATGGTCGGAAAAAGATGTTGATATTGGCTTCGGCATTGTTTGTCGCATCGGCTATAGGTACAGGTGCTGTAAATAGCTTTACCTGGTTTGTTATATACCGCATTTTAGGAGGGTTCGGTATAGGCATTGCTTCAAATATATCCCCGATTTACATTGCCGAGGTTTCTCCTGCATCAGTAAGAGGAAAATTTGTATCTCTGAATCAATTAACAATCGTGATAGGGATTTTGGCTGCTCAGTTGGTAAATTGGCAGATTGGCGAATATTTTACCCAAGGAAGCGAAACGTTGACTCCCGAAAGTATTGAACAGGCATGGCGCTGGATGTTTTGGGCCGGGCTGATTCCTGCAGGTTTGTTTTTTGTCCTTTCGTTTACGATTCCCGAAAGCCCGCGCTGGCTTGCCGTTAATGGGATGGAACAGGCTGCCCTGAAGGTTTTTACACACATTGGAGGGGCGGCGTATGCACAAAACGCACTGGCCGATATGCAAATTGTTTCCGGTGCAGAAAGTCAGGTAAATTGGCGAACCTTGATGCAGCCAGGTGTTCGCAAAGTATTGATTATAGGAGTGGTGTTGGCTGTTTTACAGCAATGGTGCGGGATAAATGTGATTTTTAACTACGCACATGAAATATTTTCGGCCGCAGGTTATGCTGTCTCCGATGTATTAATGAATATAGTTGTTACAGGAGTTACAAATCTTATTTTCACTTTTGTTGCCATTTATACAGTCGACAAATGGGGACGAAGGGCACTGATGTTTGTTGGATCAATAGGTCTGGCATTGATATATGCCTTGCTGGGAACTTGTTCCTTTCTGGGGGTAAGCGGATGGCCCATGTTATTGTTGGTTGTTATGGCAATCGCCTGTTACGCCATGTCTCTTGCTCCGGTTGTTTGGGTGGTTCTTTCTGAAATATTCCCGGTTAAAATACGTGGTGCAGCCATGGCTCTGTCTACTTTCTTTCTTTGGGTTGCCTGTTTTATACTCACCTATACATTCCCCTTGTTTAACGAAATGTTGGGAGCCGCAGGTACATTCTGGATTTATGGTGGAATTTGTTTGGCAGGATTCCTGTTTATAAAATTACATCTTCCCGAAACGAAAGGAAAAAGCCTGGAACAAATTGAAAATGAATTAACAAAATAA